One Equus caballus isolate H_3958 breed thoroughbred chromosome 14, TB-T2T, whole genome shotgun sequence DNA segment encodes these proteins:
- the LOC100071598 gene encoding zinc finger protein 300-like — protein sequence CVWESLQLIVHQRTHTGEKPYECSECGKAFSQKSSLIIHQRVHSGEKPYECSECGKAFFHKSPLIIHQRIHTGEKPYECRECGKAFSQKSQLIIHHRAHTGEKLYKCTECGKAFCEKSHLIIHKRIHTGEKPYKCAQCAEAFSRKSELIIHQIIHTREKPYECTDCGKTFSRKSQLIIHQRTHTGEKPYKCSECRKAFCQKSHLIGRQRIHTGEKPYVCTECGKAFSQKSHLPGHQRVHTGEKPYICAECGKKAFSQKSDLVVHQRIHTGGKPYRCAICEKPSSRSYHHTSENSYSGTIIGMD from the coding sequence TgcgtgtgggaaagccttcagctCATTGTACATCAGAGAACTCATACTggggagaaaccttatgaatgctctgaatgtggaaaagccttctcTCAAAAATCATCCCTCATTATACATCAGAGGGTTCATTCTGGGGAAAAACCATATGAatgtagtgaatgtgggaaagccttcttCCATAAATCACCTCTCATcatacatcagagaattcacactggagagaaaccttatgaatgtagagagtgtgggaaggccttctCCCAGAAGTCACAGCTGATTATACATCATAGAgctcatactggagagaagctGTACAAATGTactgaatgtgggaaagccttctgTGAGAAGTCCCACCTCATCATACATAAAAGAAttcacactggggagaaaccctaCAAATGTGCTCAATGTGCAGAAGCCTTCAGCAGAAAGTCAGAACTGATTATACATCAGATAATTCATACTAGGGAGAAGCCTTATGAATGTACTGACTGTGGGAAAACCTTCTCCCGGAAGTCACAGCTCATCATCCATCAGAGAAcacatactggagagaaaccctataaatgcaGTGAATGCAGAAAAGCCTTCTGTCAGAAATCACATCTCATTGGACGTCAGAgaattcacacaggagagaaaccttatgtatgcactgaatgtgggaaagccttctcTCAGAAGTCCCACCTCCCAGGACATCAGCGAgttcatacaggagagaaaccttacATATGTGCTGAATGTGGAAAAAAAGCCTTTTCTCAGAAGTCAGACCTTGTtgtacatcagagaattcatactggggGGAAACCCTATCGATGTGCTATATGTGAAAAGCCTTCATCCAGAAGTTACCACcatacatcagagaattcatacagtGGTACAATCATAGGAATGGACTGA
- the LOC100071601 gene encoding zinc finger protein 300, whose amino-acid sequence MMKSQGIVSFKDVAVDFTQEEWQQLDPAQRTLYRDVMLENYSHLVSMGHPVSKPDVISKLEQGEDPWIIKRDISNWIYPDENQADGRQGKKSNLENPESCILGSVSFHNKILKGVTKDDSLYSILKFCQGDGQLQRYQENQDKLFRQVTVNNNKTITMESDHKYNALGKIFRECIEPDISRQRPHNYHALKKPLKSNIDLPSCNKGNARKNPDESFGYEKSSSHGVSNYSLGKIHNGVIPCDDNPCGNIFSNKQSLVQLPNVETKEKTCICMTCGKAFAKKSQLIVHQRIHTGKKPYDCGACGKAFSEKFHLVVHQRTHTGEKPYECSECRKAFSQKSSLIIHRRVHTGEKPYECSACGKAFSQKSPLIIHQRIHTGEKPYECRECGKAFSQKSQLIIHHRAHTGEKPYECTECGKAFCEKSHLIIHKRIHTGEKPYKCAQCVEAFSRKTELITHLLIHTGEKPYECTDCGKTFSRKSQLIIHQRTHTGEKPYKCSECGKAFCQKSHLIGHQRIHTGEKPYVCTECGKAFSQKSHLPGHQRIHTGEKPYICAECGKAFSQKSDLVLHQRIHTGERPYQCAVCGKAFIQKSQLTVHQRIHSSVKSE is encoded by the exons atgaTGAAGTCCCAG GGGATAGTATCATTCAAGGATGTGGCTGTGGATTTCACCCAGGAGGAGTGGCAGCAACTGGATCCTGCTCAGAGGACCCTGTACagggatgtgatgctggagaactacaGCCACCTGGTCTCAATGG GACATCCAGTTTCCAAACCAGATGTCATCTCCAAGTTGGAACAAGGAGAAGATCCATGGATCATAAAGAGAGACATATCAAATTGGATCTATCCAGATGAAAATCAGGCAGATGGGAGACAAGGGAA GAAGAGTAACCTTGAGAACCCTGAATCATGTATTTTGGGGTCTGTTTCCTTCCATAATAAGATACTGAAAGGAGTCACAAAGGATGATTCATTGTactccattttaaaattctgtcaagGTGATGGCCAGCTGCAGAGATATCAAGAAAACCAAGACAAACTTTTCAGGCAAGTAActgtcaacaacaacaaaacaataactATGGAGTCAGACCATAAATACAATGCATTAGGAAAAATATTTCGAGAGTGCATAGAGCCAGATATTTCAAGACAAAGACCCCATAACTATCATGCACTAAAAAAACCCTTGAAATCTAATATTGACCTTCCTAGTTGTAATAAGGGCAATGCAAGGAAAAACCCTGATGAGAGTTTTGGATATGAAAAATCATCTAGCCATGGTGTGTCCAATTACAGTCTTGGGAAAATTCACAATGGAGTAATACCCTGTGATGATAATCCATGTGGAAACATTTTCAGCAATAAACAGTCCCTTGTTCAACTTCCGAATGTTGAAACTAAGGAGAAAACCTGTATATGTATGACATGTGGAAAAGCTTTTGCTAAGAAGTCACAACTCATTGTACATCAACGAATTCATACTGGAAAGAAACCATATGATTGTGGTGCGTGTGGCAAAGCCTTCAGCGAGAAGTTTCATCTCGTTGTACATCAGAGAACCCATACTggggagaaaccttatgaatgttcTGAATGTAGAAAAGCCTTCTCTCAAAAATCATCCCTCATTATACATCGGAGAGTCCACACTGGGGAAAAACCATACGAATGTAGTGCATGTGGGAAAGCCTTCTCCCAGAAATCACCCCTCATcatacatcagagaattcacactggagagaaaccttatgaatgtagagagtgtgggaaggccttctCCCAGAAGTCACAGCTGATTATACATCATAGAgctcatactggagagaagccaTATGAGTGTactgaatgtgggaaagccttctgTGAGAAGTCCCACCTCATCATACATAAAAGAAttcacactggggagaaaccctaCAAATGTGCTCAATGTGTAGAAGCCTTCAGCAGGAAAACAGAACTCATTACACACCTGTTAATTCATACTGGGGAGAAGCCTTATGAATGTACTGACTGTGGGAAAACCTTCTCCCGGAAGTCACAGCTCATCATCCATCAGAGAAcacatactggagagaaaccctataaatgcaGTGAATGCGGAAAAGCCTTCTGTCAGAAATCACATCTCATTggacatcagagaattcacacaggAGAAAAACCTTATGTATGCactgaatgtgggaaagccttctcTCAGAAGTCCCACCTCCCAGGACATCAGCgaattcatacaggagagaaaccttacATCTGTGctgaatgtggaaaagccttttCCCAGAAATCAGACCTTGTTttacatcagagaattcatactggggaAAGACCCTATCAGTGTGCTgtatgtgggaaagccttcatcCAGAAATCACAACTCACtgtacatcagagaattcatagcAGTGTAAAATCAGAATGA